From Astyanax mexicanus isolate ESR-SI-001 chromosome 11, AstMex3_surface, whole genome shotgun sequence, the proteins below share one genomic window:
- the fam237a gene encoding protein FAM237A: protein MDLVQHLSARLATVVMLVCVCALPLAVPVGGQSPGQVDPLTLSRADPQCWESASALLLEMRAPRIADTVPAFWDLMVFLKSSGNRKHGALFWDLAQVFWDLYVDCVLSRNHGLGRRHLAQPGERITTASRALITDQSFVQESQNHFSKLKKFSRGWFRIQVQQVGRNNLQHGAHPKSLNIKKVSSF from the exons ATGGATCTCGTGCAGCACCTCAGCGCGCGCCTTGCCACGGTTGTGATGCTAGTGTGCGTGTGCGCGCTGCCGCTGGCTGTGCCGGTGGGCGGGCAAAGCCCCGGGCAGGTGGACCCCCTGACCCTGAGCCGCGCGGACCCGCAGTGCTGGGAGTCCGCCTCCGCGCTGCTGCTGGAGATGCGCGCGCCGCGGATCGCGGACACCGTTCCCGCGTTCTGGGACCTCATGGTGTTTCTGAAGTCGTCGGGTAACCGGAAGCACGGCGCGCTGTTCTGGGACCTGGCGCAGGTGTTCTGGGACCTTTACGTGGACTGTGTTCTGTCCCGCAACCACGGGCTggggcggcggcacctcgcgcagCCTGGTGAACGCATCACCACGGCCTCGCGCGCGCTCATCACCGACC AGTCGTTTGTGCAGGAGTCACAGAACCATTTCTCAAAGTTAAAGAAGTTCTCACGTGGCTGGTTCCGCATCCAAGTGCAACAGGTTGGACGAAATAATTTGCAGCATGGAGCCCATCCAAAATCCttgaacattaaaaaagtttCGAGTTTTTAA